DNA from Tachypleus tridentatus isolate NWPU-2018 chromosome 8, ASM421037v1, whole genome shotgun sequence:
gaaataaaaatcaaacataatttttgaatatataggacagtacccttaaaaaaaactgaaatgttatctcgcacccctggttgggaaccactgttctataGTAAATGTGCACAAAACTTTCATTGATTGCTTGGTACTTATGTAGTCAACAGTTTTGTCAATAGCATTTTTTTGGTGGGCTGAAAACAGTGGCTTGTTTTAATCGGCTGAAAATAAAAAGCTggaataagtttaaaataaaaaagaaaactaatgaaAAACTGTAACCCTGTCTGACAGTGTCAATGTTAGACAACCTGTTAGGATATACATTCTGATGGGCAGCTGGATTTAACACTGAATTCatcatgtgtagctttgcataaataaaaaaatcaacaagtaACTTCTAAAGTTTGTGAATGATAGTTTTTTATAGAtttgtattttagttaaatttattgATGATTAAGTGAATATGTCACTGAATTCATCATGATTCAATAATATAtctttatgttttgtatttaaattaaattgtctGATGTTCAAGTATTTTTCTCATCCAATTTATTATGATACTATTGTTACATttgatatttacatgtaaaaaaaagttCTCGTGTACTTTTTTCATAAATTCTATTGAAATAATCTTGATCACTTTATTAATCTTTGCTTCATCAGGGAATTTATGATAACTAAGTTTCAGTTGCATATTTTGTTTGACAGTTGTAAGAACTATATAATGTCCATTTTAGATGGAATAAAATTGggaatttttttgtaatattatataaaatgtaataatgttatatttattagattgCATGAaagttttttaactttatcactCAAATTATATTAGTGACTAATCAGTTGCacacagataaatattttattaaaatttgaaacagAATTTGTTTCGTTGAAactaagaacaaagctacacaatgaactatctgtgctatactcaccacatgtatcaaaactcagtttttagtgttttaagtctgCAGCCACTGATGTGCCATAACTTAATTCCACAACTTAgcttaaaatgaagtaaaatagaTGTAAGAGTTACCCTATGAATgttagtaaaacaatacaataaaataactaaagtaaaataaaaccatgCTTCTCATTGTTTCACGTGATATTACATGATATGTTTGGAGGATGATTAGCTGCTAGGTTGTCTCTTCAAGAGCTGTAACTATGTACCAGGAGTCCATATGGATCCCaaatatcagtgatgtcgagaaacccacttgttgagaaatttatatgcaaaaacggctcgtttgggttgagaaaatattttacatagaagagcgaacaacgtttcaaccttcttcggtcatcgtcaggttcacaaagaaagaggtaactgaccggaagctgaccacatgtttgaaaggggttgtgtaactgtgtgtcgaaatgtagagggcggtattagatgtttgaatatataattttatttatattaatataggtataaaggcgttcctttatattggtttattttgggtttaagttgtataagtaaggcttctttaattttgcgtttgtttatgtttgtttctttatttagtatttgagtgttttctatggttatgttgtttatttgacttgcagtgttcgaaaacgtgtgaaggtgactttttatgttctttgaatctggtttccatttttctacttgtttctcaatatagaagtcgttgcagttatcacattgtattttataaataatgttggtgtggtgtttgtcagtgtagtttttacatagtatagaccttagttttgtgccgggtttttgaataaatttggtattaactggaatgtcatattttgttactaatttttgccaaatgttggttatttgtttgctgatgtcaggaatatatggtatacagcagtatatggtttcgtggttttttgatttgtgagctgtatttactttagttggttgattttgctttctgtctgggtgtgtgcgtataatgttttctacagtttgtggaggaaacttattgatgttgatgaagtattgttttattttgtctaattcatcgttaattttatctggtgagcatagttttatggctgtgtttatttggtttcttagtatattgagtttttgttttgtttcatgtgctgagtctcaaggaatgtataatccagtatgggtgatttttcggtgtatttctgttttgaattgtgtatcggttcttgtaattttgaggttaagaaatgatatttgattgcttacTTCTTAGTCAcgtgtgaagttgatgttgggatgtatagagttaatgtgattgaaaaaattaagtatgtgttctgtagatttgaatcccgcaaccgtgtcatctacatatctgtaccagtatagtggtggatgtaatgctgtgttaattgcttgtgtttcaacttgtgtcataaaaatattggctagaactggtgatactgggttgcccatgcttaggccatttgtttgtatatagttttggttgttgaacatgaagtttgtctttatcatggtgaattctatgagggttgctaactggttactgggaatttctatagttgggttagggtctcggatatatagttctaaggctatcttgcaggcttcagtggttggaacttctgtaaagagggatataacatcgaaactggccattgaGGCTTTATGAtcaagttgatttagattagacttgaaattaaaagagtctttgatgaatgagctggctgatgttacatatttggagaatgcccatgctatgtatttaccaagattgtaattcaacgattcatatgtggacattattggtcgtaatggacaatctggtttatgaggtttggggatgccgtatatttgctgtgtgcgtgagtcggttttacgtaggtaggaataaagtgtttgtgaaattgtgttggctttttcatttgtagtagtaatttgttcagttgtgtctcatgtgtctttgttggatttgtgtttatttgtttaaatttgttcgtgtctgataggatgttattcattttttggatgtattcattcgtgttcattatgactatagcgttacctttatctgcttttagaattttatgtttttgtcttgttttaggtttttaatggaattaatgtctctttttgtaaggttgttttttagttttctgttttgtgaaattatgttgatagttttgtgagaaaattctttgaaaaaatcgtttaagatgttgtttttaggtgtttctggagaATATAAATTTGTAAGTGTTAGTTTTGTACATCTTATAAATGATTGTATATGAGCTTGGCCAGAATATCATTAAGTGAGGTTCTGGACATAAAACAGATTTAGAGTCCCCCACTGGTACTGcataagtctactgatttacaatgttaaaatcaggggttcaattcccctctgtggacacagcagatagactgatgtggctttgctataggaaaacacacacacacacacacacacagatttatagaattttaaataattgtttaggAAATAATACTACTGAAAAATCTTACTTTACTTTTGGCCAGACTTTGGAAGATAACCTGAATGGTAGTATAGAAGATGTTCAACAATtctcaaaggagctgatgttagTCGTCCTTATAGCACCCTACAGATTGTGAAAAAATAGTGGATGAATGAGCGTTTTAAGTAAGtataaactgttgtttgttttgcagtttcataatttcaatattatatgttACTTATATTTTTGAGTGCATAACAAATCATCTTTTCGTGGATGGGTTTACGTTAAAACTAACTTGGTTAAAGAAACTTGGAAAccatatttttcatcttttacCATTTTCATAGCTTCTTTAGAATTTCTGTGGGAATTAAACTGCTGTTACTgttcatatttaaagtttttcagtttgaaaatgCTTTGGGtatgaaaaaattgttttcaaacttgAAATAAGgtttttgtacaaattattttatcttgtatataaagtaacacattcatatacacaaaataaaactcaaaCTTTTGGAAATTGATAAGAAGGAAAGATTTATTTACATGTAAGGAAGAATAGGATTGAAGTCTCGTGCACATTCCTTTAGTTGTAATTCAGCATATTTGAGGTTATCATTCACGTAGCTGTATGAAGCTTCTGTCTGTAAAGTGAATGgccaatgaaaattatttaaacttataatgataaaatccAAGGTTTGGTTGTGCAgctttgtataaataaaaaatcaacaagTATCTTCTAAAGTTTGTGAATGATAGGTTTTTATAGATTTGGATTGAGAACAAAGTCCCcaagttttgtttcataaaattttattttataatgtctgatatttattttctcattATCTTTGGGCTCATTCAGGACCCAAGGTTTTGTTCTACAATCCTTTCCTAATGACATCAGTGAAGTGGAGTACATGTTTCAAGAAGCCTGGTATCCAGACTTGATCTTGTATCTGAAAACTGATTTAAAACTTATTGCTAGACAGAGACTGCCAAATCGTCTTGAAGAATGGAAAAAtagaagagataaaaaaaaaagtgaacaggATCAAGAAAGAAAGGTTACAAAACATTCTTGTTTCTCTTCACAGCTCACTTAGATAATATTAGTTTATTCTTTCAGGGTGTGTGATAAACTatagaatatttacaaaatatacatagACCGGATAGGATTAAATACATGATATTTCAGCTCATTGGAGTTTTGAACTGATgaagaactttatattttaaaagccGCTTGATAAATGTTCACTATTGCTCATCACTAAAAAATTTAactgtataattttttataaaagaaataagaaaagagtattttaatagtatttctgGTTTCATTAGGACACAACCTGTTGATCTTTATGCTGATGTTATAATACATAGTTTCTCAGGTCATTCTTTTAATGGATCTTTATAATGTCTCATGTTTTTTgaagttacagaaataaaaataatccttacctttttatccttttctttttaaatgcCTCTATAATCACTCTGGTAAAAGAGGTTGTAGTTTGCTTTTAtcaattaaatgttttctttgtttgtgatggtaacattttttactttataccTTCTTTCATTATTATCTTTGCTGGCCTAAAGCAGCAAATTCTTTGAGTCTTGTAAACTGTCATTAGGTATTTATTTATCTACTGATCTGAATCATCTGTTATGTTTTTAAAGTCTGTAAAATGTAATGAGACAGAAGCTAATCATTCCTAGACCTACAATCTTTGTCCACCACTGGTTTCTAGCAAAGAAATACATCATTtacatttgaattatattttgttgtacacTTCTGCCAGCTGGACTTTCTCCCCAATACTAGAACTCATTGGACCACATGCAGgtttgtttaaagtattattaatagCAGATTTTTTATACAAGAACTGAATTGGATAACTTAATTTCCAGCTAAAATAATTGGTTGTGTTATTTGGGTGATTTGTAATAATTTACGGTTTAAAACACAACTACTGGTTAATGTCTTGGAGCAAACTCATTAACTCTCATATTTCTTATGTCACTGGTTTTGTTTAAGTTTCTGAAATCTAATTATTAGGCTCATTTTAGTGAATTGAAAACAAGATGCTATTAATTATCTCATGTTTTTATAAGTTGTGATTATAActatacagtttattttaaacgAATCCtgacaaaataatacttttatatattgtaaGTGCTCAACTTCTTATAGAGAATTATAAGTTATATAAGGTAACccccaaaatattaatttttcatgttatttatattCAGACATAACATTTCTATCAGAAAGAGCTAAAAAGTATGAAtagatatatgaaataaaaaataaaacttactgaaatgtttatttcacatgtTTTATTCTAAAGTAGTATGTATAATTTGATGACCCTTTTGTGTGTTATCCAGTGCATGGTTATGTGGGGAAGAAAAAAAGTCAAACTGTGTATCTGCTACTGGTTTATTATGTTTTTGATAATGTTGAACCAGTATTTTATGAACAATATATAGCATTGCTCGTAGATGGTGATTAAAATGAGAGCTCATTATTTAAAATGATGTATCTTATTTTTATGGAACAGAGTTTTGTCATTTGttcatttaaaactataaattttattCAGGAAAGTTTTAATATGGTATTCAGTGTTTCAAAACCATGCTATACCACATTAATTCATATCAGAATTACTTTTTTcacattgattttatttttcttcttttttcactctgaaaaataaaagattaaactTAATCAAACATATGTTAGTATGCAGAGCATGGTAGAGGACTTCATCTAAAAGTAGGCATAACGTGCTCATTGAGTATACATGGAAAATATGTTGAACACTTTGTGTAAACACTTTGTCTTCTTCAGACCTTATTTAATAAGGCTGTATATACTTCTGATGAAAGTTAGTTTCTCTAGGACAAGTATTTTGTAAGGTGTAATCATTTTAGGTACAGGTTTTTTTCTGTAATCTTTCTGTATTTACCTGAATGTCAGTCTGTGTGGCATCAGCAAttctaaaatgtaaaactgtatattaGGGTTTGCAATGTATCTCTAACTTGTTCATCCAAACTCATCAAGAATCTATTTGTGTGTCAGTCcaataaattaagataaaacctTTGCTACATGCTACATTTGTTCTTTTGTAAAGCCTTTAATAGAGATTGCTAAAAGACAGAAAGGAACCACTATATCTTACAAAacacttgaatatttttttacagatataaAATAGCATTTGGTGATGTATGTTCACTAAGATTGGAgtaagtttttataaaacacttgAATGTTTTCTACAAGTACAAAATAATCATCTGGTGTTGTATACTCATTAAGAGTAGAGtaagatgttttatataaattgtatcttattttctcaattttgttttctgaaattcaTTGGACTTTCGCATATGttatagtttattaaactattctaTAGATTACACAATTCATTGAAAGTTTCAGTCATTTTCTCAGTTGGATACATCCTGTAAAAGTTACttgtagaaaaattaatttatttgctgGCAAAATGGTTCATCTCTAAAATCTTGTATACATGTGTAGCAATTAAAGATATGACATACTGCACTGCtacataaaatagaaattaacaatttctGAACagcaattaaatatttacatatttaaattacttaaGAACTGTATGAAGCCAATCTTTAACCAACAGAATTTAGTGCTACATTGACTGCTACAACTTATCTTCAAGGTAAAAAGTCTTATCTTAAGCCACATAGTGCACATGGCTTCAgctatattttaaagaatgtttgaTTGGATTTTCAAGGATTTTACCTCaagaattttttttcagaaaataatataaactatgctgaaaatatatttttttaatttgacaatCAAGCTTCCACTTTACCATTCAAATGCATTTAATGGAATTGAATATCTTTGCTTTATCAACCATTCAAGCAGGAGATAGAAGTGAATTAGAAGAAGAAATTGGAACTGAAGATGAGGAAAAACAACGGAAATAGCTGAAGAGATTTTcagaaaaaataactgaaattcataaagtagaaacaagaaaattagaaaacataaaagtatattttattagctaatgaattttaataattttaattacatttttttcatggAATTTACATGTGTTATAGTTAGTAAGCATAGCAACCATTCTTTCATaatatgtgtaatgtttcatcTTAATAACGTGTATGAACAATAACGATATATTATCTCCAAGTTTAATAACAAGCAGTGGCTTAGTGGCAAGTCTTTGGACTCGTACTGCTGAAAACCAGGCTTTAATACTgatggtgggcatagcacagatagctcgttgtgtttaataacaaaaagaataatatgcatgtaatatttatattatctcaAAGTTGACAAATTGGTATTTGATGCTTATATAATCTCAAAGTTTTAATATGTATGTGATGTTAAtactatttcaaactttaaaaacatGTGGTGTTTCTGTTATCTCAAAGTTTTGATAACTTctctttaatgtttattatgtcaaaactacaataatatttatgtgatgtttatattatttcagaCTTTTTAGAAATTTTGAGATGTAAACATTATAACAGATGTTATGTTCTTTCTCTCTGTAgactaatttataaaatatatttattttattactgtaataattacatcacagaataataattacaaatattttatctgcTAATGATAAAATATCTGATTGTGAGATTTCATAATACTCTAAATCAGTGTATTAATAAATTCTttgatttaaacattttcatttatcttttgtttatttcaagcaGTCTtaattgattgtttttgtttgatgtCACAagtcatattaaaaaataaatataattttttctaaagAAACATTGTGTTAAATATAACTGGTCATTGTActttatactttaatatttaggGGTTGAAGTAATAACTTTGGTTTGTAGgtacttttaaagaacaaaaaaattccTTTTATTGAGATTCACAATGGCcttaatttaaagaaaactatcaaagaaataaatgGAAGAATTAATCAGAAGCAAactaatattttcacaaatgtatACAGAATTTCATTGGAAAGAGCCAAGTCTTTGCTTCGTGTTGGGTACAAAACACTGAGCTACCTTCACTG
Protein-coding regions in this window:
- the LOC143258500 gene encoding uncharacterized protein LOC143258500; this encodes MNERFKTQGFVLQSFPNDISEVEYMFQEAWYPDLILYLKTDLKLIARQRLPNRLEEWKNRRDKKKSEQDQERKNFIGKSQVFASCWVQNTELPSLLVLCPGFCWKSSYSIPKHHTCKI